GTGCTCGGCAGTATCCCTGACAGAGCTGCATTCTGAAAGAAAGTGGCCTGACTCTGGGTTGGCATGCGAGCGCCCTGAGATTGGCACTGATGAGACTGGTAACCTGGATCTTGCTCCTGGTCCTGCCGATGATGAGATGGTTGATGACTGTGGGGCGGATACTGCTGGTACCACAGATGGGGTTGACATTGTAGGCGTAGATGTTCTTGTTGATGTAACTGTTGAACCTGAGAGTATGGTTGTGGAtcaatgtgttgttgttgttgttgttgttgctctttaTGTTGATATTCCTGTTGTTGTGGGAGATGTGGGGGTGCTTGTAGAGGCAGATGTTCTTGCTGTGGTGTCGGCTGGGGCTGGGGATCTTGCGGCTTCTGAAACTGCTGTTGGTGTTGTGTCTGTGGATACTGATGCTGAGCTTGGTATTGCTGAGCATGCGAATGGGGAAGCTGGTGCTGTTGTCTCAGATGTAACTGTTGTGGGTTTTGACCTTGGGTATTTTTATGATGATGTACTTGGTGTTGACTTGGCACGTGGTGTTTTGTCTCCTGAAGGTACTCTCGCTGTCCTTCTGGCTTAAACTGCTGTAGCTGTAGTGACAGTTGGTGAGTCAGTGGAGGACAAGCCTGTGATGGTTCACACTGATGATACACTGGTAGCTTTAGCTCTCTTGACACTTTGGAAGTGTTGAGAAGAACACCCTGTGAAGAACACGGTGTAAGTATGAAGCATACAAAACGTATGAGCAGATGCGTTActtaacaataacaaaaataccCATAATACTTCTACCTGAGTTATAGATGAGAGTGTTGGGGAAACTGTGGGGGAAAACTGTTTCGGAAGGTGCCAGCGAGATTCTCCACTGCTCGGCATGATCAGTGGGCTAACCTGGTTCCGCTTCCGTGATGAGATGGTATGTAAGATCTGAGCTTGGCCAGCAGCATGCGGCGAtccagacagagaggaggaggagcaagaTCGAGAATCACCAATTCCACTGCTGTAGCTACAGTGGCTGGCTGCTGATTGGACAGACTGGTTACCGAGGGAGGAGTTGCTTAGCGTGGACTGAAGAGATTGGTTACTGAGGGATGACTGCAGGGAGGAGTTACTCAGTGAAAGGCATGAGGAGGTGGAGCTTAAAGAGCTGAGAAGGGAGTTAGTGCTGAGCGATGATTGGATGTTTGGACTGCTAAGTGAAGACTGGAGTAATGGAGTACTGATGCATGTCTGCAGAGGTGAAGACAagcctggcaaaaaaaaaaaaaaaaatcacacaaatgaaaataaatagagGGTCACCTACAAAGATCACCATAAATTAGTCAGAGAACTCTGTAAACAGTAAAATGGAATTAGCTACATCTTCACAACCAGAATCCTCCTCTCCGAAGACCAATCACATAACATCAGATGTTTTTGCTGTATGTGGCAGATAGGTAACCTCTGACTTAAGTTATTCTTTGTGAAATATTAGAACTTCTACCTATCAACTCCACAAAAACCACCACATGCATTTTAGAAATACCAACATATAATCACATATAAAATGCTTGTCCTACATACTGGGCAAGGGGCCTTCACTGTCTGCCCTGACATATGGATGTGCAGGAGTGTTGGGTAAGTGCCCAATGCTGTTGGCACTGCTTAGGGGCACAGTGGGGTTAAGTGATTCTGAGTCCAAACCCGGAGGCAGTGGAGAGGGGAGATGCAGACTGGAAAGGTCTGGGAGAGAGCCGCATGTGTTGAGAGAAGAAGGAACATTGAGGAGAGAGCTGGTCTCCTGGTCTGAGGAAGGGAAGATACTAAAGAAGAAGAGATcaaaaaataattatgaaacCGAGAGTAATGCAAGATTCAGTTTCAACGGATGTTTACATAGAAAAGGTAGAGAAGAAATGACTCACTGGATGTCGGGTGTTTCACATCCTGTCGACGTTGTCAGGAACTGCGGACACACAATTAGCTTTATAAATCTGACAGCACTAGAAAAAAACTTGATAAAATCTGACGGGTACAAAAACAGTAGCTGTTCTGGTGCAATTCTAATGTGACTGAAATGtgaacagacatacacagaattACGCATCAAATGCGAATCCAATATGATTTGCAAAATAAAGTAGGAAAGTACCTTGGGTGCATTAGTCAGTTTAAGAGGTTTACCctcttctggaacattctcttcAATCAGAGGCACTGGAAACAGAAAAGCTGGGGTTCCTTGGAGAGTACAGTTCCAATTAGAGATCAGTGAGTCCCTGTAGAAATCAGTGAATTGACTGTTCTGTACTACCTTAATGTTGGCTACTCATCAAAACTAAACTGGACTCAAAACATACGACTGATATCAGCTATGTATGACTAAAAAGACTTTGCCCTCACCGCTAGGTCTGCTGCAGCATGCAAGTGGCTGAGTGGATCTCTGGGAGTCTCCCGTTTGCGTGTTTCGCAAAGTAGTGTGAAGGGCTGAATCCGAATTTGTCCTGTGGAAGAGAGGAGGTCTGTAGGTTAAGGCTGGTTATGAGGCCCTAGGAAGGTAAGAACAAGTCAAACACAACTCTGTTTACCTATTCAATGCTGTCACTGGGAGATGAACAAAGTGGCTTGTTTCTGCTGCCGAGCTATTTGACCAGTTTCTTAGTGATTGgcacaagaaacaaaaaaaaatcaatcacacAGACCAGTCCCAACAAGCGGGACATTCAGGAatgaagaaaaggaagacaTGTTAAATAAGAACATCCAAACTACCAACTACCATTTGGTAAAGATCAAATAACTGGACTTGCAATGTACAAAGTGCAAGAAGCTAAACAAGCTATGAGTAACAACTCTATTTGACTGCTATCTAGGGTCTAACCATTACCTTCTCCAGCTGGGACCAGGGGGTGGGGACTGCAAGGTTGTGTGATAGGGTGCATGGTCAATCTATGAGAAGTGGTTAAGGTGAGATAAATGGAAAAAGGTGTCTAGGATGTTCACAAAAGCACATGCAGCCAATACACTCTCATAGAGGCCAACATAATGGTGCAATTAATTATACCAAAACATTTGAGTGTTTGTATGAttccttgtatttttatatcCTTATATGACAGAGCTATACACACTgccactgtgaaaaaaaacatcaaacaacaaGCAACAGCAAAGCATATGAGATTAGTGTTAAAAAGGATTTCATGGTGCTTTGAGTGAAAGCAGTGTGACCTAGCACCACTCTGTAAATACATGCAGTAACTGAGTATCCAGTTCGTCCAAGAGGGATACATGTCTCTTATTTGGTCGGCCAGGGGGGCtgagtctgctctctctgcGGGCCATTGGGTAGTTTCGGATGGGACAACAGTAGTCTTGGTTACATGGGAACTGGCTCTGTGTTTACAAACAGACATGCAAAGTGCCAAAGATTTAGCTGTGATAAAGCATTTCATCAAAGGCAAAACACTGGACTTCAAAAGTTAACACAGAAGAGATTCTGAAACCGTTGTTAATGTGATTACAGTTATGAACAAATGCACGATGGAGAAAACTATTTGAGACTGAAATATGAAACTTCTCTCAGAGCATATGCCCAGGATTATAAACAGTGGTAATAAAGCTAtatctgtctcagagagagtaAACCAAGTCTCACCTGGGACTCTGTGAATCCTCTCGCAATCTGACTGACATTGGGTAAAGAACCACCGTAGTAAGGTGCCTGACCTTTCGCCTGACGTATTCTCTGAGCTTTAAACTGGAACAGACATGAGTTATATAGTCACTATACAGATAATGTATCCAGGGGCATTTGATTTCACGAAAACACTTTACAGACTTGAATGACTTTTGGAACTTTGAGTGCAAAGCTATAGTAAAGATATTGTACTAGTCTAAGAAGGGCGCACATCTAGCTAGAAGGGGCAAAGCGTAACATGTTCAACAGGTATCAAGAAGACTAACTTACGTTGCTACGTTTAATTTTTACCGCTACTTCGTGCAACATCATGCAAAACAGGAGTATTGTTATCATAAGAACACTAAGTCAACCAGAGACGACACATAAATTAAGATAGGTAAAAGGGCGTAATCACATGACAGTCCGATCTGTCCGTTTATATACAAGGCGGTTTacactgtgcatgtgtttcgAATGTCCATATTGTAACAAGCATTCTCAAATACTTTTATCATGATCTTGACATTACGATAACAAATGACGTTAGGATCTTGAGGGCCTAGCTAGCTTTCTGCCCAGTTCCACTCACTCTGGTGGAAGTGATGTCCATCATAACCTCTTCGAAGGCGGCAGTGTCTTCAGCTTGCCGTTGAGTGTGCAATGCAATTTTTTCGCTAAATTTTCGCGGATTACAAATCCCCGATCCAGACCCTAAACCGGGCCCTGGAGCTTGTCCGCCGCCTCCTGTGCCTGTACCTGCCATGAATAttatttaactgaacaactggAAAATATGTTGATGGACACGCAAACACTGACCCTAACGAAAATGTGCGTGTTCGTGGAAACTCAAGTGGTAAAAGGCGCAGACAACGACACCATTTTAGGTTTGACGGGTCTGCAAAGAGCGAATGGAGAAATCCAGAAATGCAAAGTCTCTGTGATTTTCAGTATATACACATCAGTCTGATTCAAATCGTCCACGCTTTCAGACACGGACTTTTCAGTTCTTTGCTAAGACCGTTGGTGTGAACAATGAAGTTACTCTGCCGTTTGCGCACAACTTTGCTCAGCCACAAGTTTGAACACGCTCTTAGTTTACACagtgggaaatgtagttctCTTCTACTGGGGCGCACATAAATCAAGCAGTTTTTACGAAATTACAAGATcatgtaaacaaaatattttcactgaTCGTTCTGCAGGAAAATAGTTTCCTTTAATATACCACACTGTTTCTTGTGGTCTTCTTCGTGTCTTGAAGGTTTGCACAAGACCTTATTCAGGTAAATTCATGTGAATTCGAGATATTAGCTTCACTGACAAATAAATCAgcagttcattttcagttgaGCCTGTTGATCGGCAGGCTGTATAACTGTTCAGTATAAATCCAGTAAAACCTAATAAGTAATAATATATAGTTGAAATAATATCAGATCAATTCTAAATAAGTCTATGGCTCCTGAGAAAAACTAGGCgagatttgttgttgttgtttttgttttgtttgttttgttttgggggtatgtttgtttgtttgtcttttatgttAAAACGAAGAAATCGCTTTATTTCTGTCGTCTCAAAAAAATACACTTTAGAAAACTACAATTCCCTGTTTAACGTAACAGACGTTCAAAAGCAATGATGTATTTCCGCTGCATCTACCCAACGAGAGCTGAAgtgaagatgtctgaacagagCATGGATGAGAAAGTTGAGCGGGCAACTAACAGCAAAAATGTCTCACTGCCAATGTCAAGAGTGAAACTGATCATGAAAAGCTCTCCGGACGTTTCATGTATTAACCAAGATGCCCTTTTCCTGACCACAAAAGCAACGGTAAAGTTAAATGCATTTATGTTGCTTTGACTCACTTTGTTAGCTTAACGGCGGTAGGAACTAAAGTTAATCGCTGTGTTTCGGTTAGCATGCTGGATACTTTACCTTGCAAGATTCGCCTCTGATAAACTATCAAACGTAGCTTTTTAGCTGCATGATCTAGAGGGGTACCAGGCTACTGATGAAGTTGTTGCTGATTTGCCAGTGAACTAATTGTGGTACCAATCGAGGGCTCTGTAGCAAGCGATTCGTGTTCGACCTACCGATATATCATTTGATATGTACAGCTAGCACGCTAAGCTCTGCTAATCGCTTGACAAGTTTTATGTCTGAAAGTCGGTTTCTCTGCTTTGTTCCAGGAGCTTTTCGTTCAGCACTTGGCCTTGTCCTCTTACACTAATGgatcaggaaaagaaaaaaacactctgtcaTACAGTGATCTTGCGAACACTGCCGAAGAGACGGAGACTTTTCAGTTTCTCACTGGTAAGAGTATGTTGTCAAACGCTGAGAGATGTAGTCGAAGGAATACCTCAACGTCCGTCTAAACGTAACTTGTGTATTATAGTCTCGTAGTCTTGTCTTACAAGAACTCTGGGACAGATGTTGTTTTGAGGACATTTATGTTTGAATGACCAGTGTTGATGTGGTAATGGAATCTCCTTTGGTCCCACGTTTAATCCTGTTCTGTCTTCGTATTCTTTCAGATAT
This sequence is a window from Chanos chanos chromosome 12, fChaCha1.1, whole genome shotgun sequence. Protein-coding genes within it:
- the crtc2 gene encoding CREB-regulated transcription coactivator 2 produces the protein MAGTGTGGGGQAPGPGLGSGSGICNPRKFSEKIALHTQRQAEDTAAFEEVMMDITSTRFKAQRIRQAKGQAPYYGGSLPNVSQIARGFTESQSQFPCNQDYCCPIRNYPMARRESRLSPPGRPNKRHIDHAPYHTTLQSPPPGPSWRRNWSNSSAAETSHFVHLPVTALNRTNSDSALHTTLRNTQTGDSQRSTQPLACCSRPSGTPAFLFPVPLIEENVPEEGKPLKLTNAPKFLTTSTGCETPDIHIFPSSDQETSSLLNVPSSLNTCGSLPDLSSLHLPSPLPPGLDSESLNPTVPLSSANSIGHLPNTPAHPYVRADSEGPLPSLSSPLQTCISTPLLQSSLSSPNIQSSLSTNSLLSSLSSTSSCLSLSNSSLQSSLSNQSLQSTLSNSSLGNQSVQSAASHCSYSSGIGDSRSCSSSSLSGSPHAAGQAQILHTISSRKRNQVSPLIMPSSGESRWHLPKQFSPTVSPTLSSITQGVLLNTSKVSRELKLPVYHQCEPSQACPPLTHQLSLQLQQFKPEGQREYLQETKHHVPSQHQVHHHKNTQGQNPQQLHLRQQHQLPHSHAQQYQAQHQYPQTQHQQQFQKPQDPQPQPTPQQEHLPLQAPPHLPQQQEYQHKEQQQQQQQHIDPQPYSQVQQLHQQEHLRLQCQPHLWYQQYPPHSHQPSHHRQDQEQDPGYQSHQCQSQGARMPTQSQATFFQNAALSGILPSTPEGPVQTTLRPCKHAWEQLKQLSKVKVLEGRGKSILPGHKAMSSARDSIRQGGIPGLQDSGSQLSNESYMGLQLTPSQTEALSQQLGQIHRETSGVSGATGPTSRVTMGKNEPDFESLHPHQTQSHCDGTYSFSGVTLADPASWLDQEISGFPGALLDLDMEPFALDDSGCGTHADGNTLDADTLGEMCSNPHH
- the chrac1 gene encoding chromatin accessibility complex protein 1, translated to MSEQSMDEKVERATNSKNVSLPMSRVKLIMKSSPDVSCINQDALFLTTKATELFVQHLALSSYTNGSGKEKNTLSYSDLANTAEETETFQFLTDILPKKILARDYLKSLEAREDEEEDN